In the genome of Rhodoplanes sp. Z2-YC6860, one region contains:
- a CDS encoding UbiD family decarboxylase: protein MKENFREFLDRLRQAGELVDLRQAVDIRHIATLVDQAKTALYFHNVIGYDVPVVSGLVRSKERATMSMGCEKFEDIEHKLAAAIAKPIPPKYVNGSPTREVVMEGNDVDLFKLPIPMSSIYDGGPMITAGVVIAKDPEFGINSGVYRMIVKEKALTGIDIVTPNNMRFFAQRALERNEPLPISISIGTHPFEFAGAGFRAPLGTDEMGIAGGLRGEAVQLAPCSTVDVPYIADAEIVLEAEILPTGWTWPEGRFGEFTRLMGGLHWNPLVRIKAVAMRKDAVYYNLHMPWENTWLAAPTRYTAIRQALKTANVQVTGLNVTLGGCAFWHAIVQIKKGAAGDGKNALLAALSVMDLKHVVVIDDDIDINNPTDVEWAIATRVQGDKDVVIIPGARAKPLDPSLLQGAGVVPIGTKVGIDATIPEHIPKEHYERITYAYAETAKIDDYVKGKKDAAGKSGDTGAVEALAKKILDAIDKEPLYYTDIAEKFAEYDFNTVARALGFLHQTEKLWQDPKGKMCVRGSKFAAVLPTKK from the coding sequence ATGAAAGAAAACTTCCGCGAATTCCTCGACAGGCTGCGGCAGGCAGGGGAGCTCGTCGACCTGCGCCAGGCGGTCGACATCCGCCACATCGCAACGCTGGTCGACCAGGCCAAGACCGCGCTCTATTTCCACAACGTCATCGGCTACGACGTCCCGGTGGTGTCCGGCCTAGTCCGCTCCAAAGAGCGCGCCACCATGTCGATGGGCTGCGAGAAATTCGAGGACATCGAGCACAAGCTCGCCGCCGCGATCGCCAAGCCGATCCCGCCGAAATACGTCAACGGCTCGCCGACCCGCGAAGTGGTGATGGAGGGCAATGACGTCGACCTGTTCAAGCTGCCGATCCCGATGTCGTCGATCTATGACGGCGGACCGATGATCACCGCCGGCGTGGTGATCGCGAAGGACCCCGAGTTCGGCATCAACAGCGGCGTCTACCGCATGATCGTCAAGGAAAAGGCGCTCACCGGCATCGACATCGTCACGCCGAACAACATGCGGTTTTTTGCGCAGCGCGCGCTTGAGCGCAACGAGCCGCTGCCGATCTCGATCTCCATCGGCACGCATCCCTTCGAGTTCGCGGGCGCTGGCTTCCGCGCGCCGCTCGGCACCGACGAGATGGGCATTGCGGGCGGGCTTCGCGGCGAAGCCGTGCAACTCGCGCCCTGCTCCACCGTCGACGTGCCCTACATCGCCGACGCCGAGATCGTGCTGGAGGCCGAGATCCTGCCGACCGGCTGGACCTGGCCGGAGGGCCGCTTCGGCGAGTTCACGCGGCTGATGGGCGGCCTGCACTGGAATCCGCTGGTGCGCATCAAGGCCGTCGCGATGCGCAAGGACGCGGTCTACTACAACCTGCACATGCCGTGGGAGAACACCTGGCTCGCGGCGCCGACGCGCTACACGGCGATCCGGCAGGCGCTGAAGACCGCGAACGTCCAGGTCACCGGCCTCAACGTCACGCTCGGCGGCTGTGCGTTCTGGCACGCGATTGTGCAGATCAAGAAGGGCGCGGCCGGCGACGGCAAGAACGCGCTGCTCGCGGCGCTGTCGGTGATGGACCTCAAGCATGTGGTGGTGATCGACGACGACATCGACATCAACAATCCGACCGACGTGGAGTGGGCGATCGCCACCCGCGTGCAGGGCGACAAGGACGTCGTAATCATTCCAGGCGCGCGCGCGAAGCCGCTCGACCCGAGCCTCCTGCAGGGCGCGGGCGTGGTGCCGATCGGCACGAAGGTTGGCATCGACGCGACGATCCCGGAGCACATTCCGAAAGAGCACTACGAGCGCATCACCTACGCGTATGCCGAGACCGCCAAGATCGACGACTACGTCAAGGGCAAGAAGGACGCGGCGGGCAAGTCTGGCGACACGGGTGCGGTGGAAGCGCTGGCGAAGAAGATTCTCGACGCGATCGACAAGGAGCCGCTGTACTACACCGACATCGCCGAGAAGTTCGCGGAATACGACTTCAACACCGTGGCGCGGGCGCTGGGCTTCCTGCACCAGACCGAAAAGCTCTGGCAGGATCCGAAGGGCAAGATGTGCGTCCGCGGCAGCAAGTTCGCGGCGGTGCTGCCGACGAAGAAGTAG
- a CDS encoding amidohydrolase family protein, with amino-acid sequence MIIDTHTHVIATDTKKYPLAPLFGKQSDWSQAHPIDYPDMVKAEAEAGVDKAVLVQASSAYAFDNSYVADSVAAHPERFTGVFSIDVVAPDAPAKMKHWMSKGLTGMRIFTSGSTHAAQETFFAEEKAYPAWQFANDNDLSVCMQMRVVGLPLLEEKIIKRFPKVRILLDHFARAEAADGIPFPSAAPLWALSKYPNVYLKLTHRPIEQSVKGKSTPEAFLGKVVSEFGAGRICWGSNFPAAKEPLPELIEMARKALSFLSQADQNQIFHKTALALYPALAKK; translated from the coding sequence ATGATCATCGACACCCACACCCACGTCATCGCCACCGACACCAAGAAATATCCACTCGCGCCCCTGTTCGGAAAACAGTCCGACTGGTCGCAGGCTCATCCGATCGATTATCCCGACATGGTCAAGGCCGAAGCCGAGGCAGGCGTCGACAAGGCCGTGCTGGTACAGGCGTCCTCGGCCTATGCGTTCGACAACTCCTACGTGGCGGACTCGGTGGCCGCACACCCTGAGCGCTTCACCGGCGTGTTCTCGATCGACGTGGTCGCGCCCGACGCGCCCGCCAAGATGAAGCACTGGATGAGCAAGGGGCTCACCGGCATGCGCATCTTCACCTCGGGTTCGACGCACGCCGCGCAGGAGACTTTCTTTGCCGAGGAGAAGGCCTATCCGGCGTGGCAATTCGCCAACGACAACGACCTGTCGGTGTGCATGCAGATGCGGGTCGTGGGCCTGCCGCTCCTGGAAGAGAAGATCATCAAGCGCTTCCCCAAGGTGCGCATCCTGCTCGACCACTTCGCCCGCGCGGAAGCCGCCGACGGAATCCCCTTCCCGTCGGCCGCGCCGCTCTGGGCCTTGTCGAAGTATCCCAACGTCTATCTCAAACTCACCCACCGCCCGATCGAACAGTCGGTGAAGGGCAAGTCGACGCCCGAGGCGTTCCTTGGGAAGGTGGTCAGCGAGTTCGGCGCCGGGCGCATCTGCTGGGGCTCGAATTTCCCAGCCGCCAAGGAGCCGCTGCCGGAACTGATCGAAATGGCGCGCAAGGCGCTTTCCTTCCTGTCGCAGGCGGATCAAAATCAAATCTTCCACAAGACCGCGCTCGCGCTCTACCCGGCGCTGGCCAAGAAGTAA
- a CDS encoding ABC transporter substrate-binding protein, whose protein sequence is MLTRPDKLKLHTLLGNYANVIALKDGRVKSDLVEWDFPDYPVPNRGFKPMVREHKFDCGELAIVTYLQAREYGLPYVLLPATVVGRGQLHTVAYNSERGTMKPSDLNGKKFGVRSYTQTTGIWVRGILAESYGVDWSKVEITTMEDPHVAQYKDPPFVKRAPETKQLPQMLIDGEVDAALIGDKFPDPRFKTLVPDAEAANKDWALKHGGVPVNHMVIVREKIAKEHPEVVEEIFRLLKAARDLDTNAPKGALDPYRFGVEANREALERVIDYSLKQQMITKQVKVDDLFNDLTRKLV, encoded by the coding sequence GTGCTGACCCGACCCGACAAACTGAAGCTCCACACGCTCTTGGGCAACTATGCCAACGTGATCGCGCTGAAGGATGGGCGCGTGAAGTCCGATCTGGTCGAATGGGACTTCCCGGACTATCCGGTGCCGAACCGCGGCTTCAAGCCGATGGTTCGCGAGCACAAGTTCGACTGCGGCGAGCTCGCCATCGTCACGTATCTGCAGGCCCGGGAATATGGCCTGCCCTACGTGCTGTTGCCCGCCACCGTGGTCGGCCGCGGCCAGCTGCACACGGTCGCCTACAACTCCGAGCGCGGCACGATGAAGCCGTCGGACCTCAACGGCAAGAAGTTCGGCGTGCGCTCCTACACGCAGACCACCGGCATCTGGGTGCGCGGCATCCTCGCCGAATCCTACGGCGTCGACTGGTCCAAGGTGGAGATCACCACCATGGAGGATCCGCATGTGGCGCAGTACAAGGATCCCCCGTTCGTGAAGCGCGCGCCCGAGACCAAGCAACTGCCGCAGATGCTGATCGACGGCGAGGTCGACGCCGCGCTGATCGGCGACAAGTTCCCTGATCCGCGCTTCAAGACGCTGGTGCCGGACGCCGAGGCCGCCAACAAGGACTGGGCGCTGAAGCATGGCGGCGTGCCGGTCAACCACATGGTGATCGTGCGCGAGAAAATCGCGAAAGAGCATCCCGAGGTGGTCGAAGAGATTTTCCGGCTGTTGAAGGCGGCGCGCGATCTCGACACCAACGCACCGAAGGGCGCGCTTGATCCGTATCGGTTCGGCGTCGAGGCCAACCGCGAAGCGCTCGAGCGGGTCATCGACTACTCGCTCAAGCAACAGATGATCACGAAGCAGGTCAAGGTGGACGATCTGTTCAACGACCTGACGCGCAAGCTCGTGTGA
- a CDS encoding Bug family tripartite tricarboxylate transporter substrate binding protein: protein MTVWGVLRSFLAIGLVTALGVGAAHAQSGNAANFPNRPVKIVVPFPAGGPTDVNMRIIGQKLSELWNQGVVIENRPGANTGIGAQFVAKSAPDGYTLLAAMDTTLVMNPATGASMNYDPFKDFTAITLTAKNTSLLTVRASDGPKTVKELIARGKASGAKLNYGAGITITRLAGAVFAKAAGIDAVLIPYKGSAEVVQGLLTGSVDFIVDGVAPSLPPIAGGQFRPLAKLNSRPLPVLPDVPSLSEASGLPIDEMSSWIGLVAPAGTPQTIVHRIQQDVVKAIADPTVAERLEKAGILSASTTPEEFEQYFRSEAKRWTTVYKESGIKLD from the coding sequence ATGACCGTGTGGGGAGTGCTGCGCTCATTTCTCGCGATCGGACTCGTGACAGCGCTGGGCGTCGGCGCGGCGCACGCGCAGAGCGGCAACGCCGCAAACTTCCCCAACCGGCCGGTCAAGATCGTCGTGCCGTTCCCGGCCGGCGGGCCGACCGACGTCAACATGCGCATCATCGGCCAGAAGCTCTCGGAGCTCTGGAACCAGGGCGTGGTGATCGAGAACCGCCCCGGCGCCAACACCGGGATCGGCGCTCAGTTCGTGGCGAAGTCCGCGCCCGACGGCTACACCCTGCTCGCCGCCATGGACACCACGCTGGTGATGAATCCCGCGACCGGCGCGTCGATGAACTACGATCCGTTCAAGGACTTCACGGCGATCACGCTCACCGCCAAGAACACCTCGCTGCTGACCGTGCGCGCGAGCGACGGGCCGAAAACCGTCAAGGAGCTGATCGCGCGCGGCAAGGCGAGCGGCGCGAAACTCAACTACGGCGCCGGCATCACCATCACGCGGCTTGCGGGTGCGGTCTTTGCCAAGGCCGCCGGCATCGACGCGGTGCTGATCCCCTACAAGGGCAGCGCCGAGGTGGTGCAGGGTCTGCTCACCGGCAGCGTCGATTTCATCGTCGACGGCGTGGCGCCGAGCCTGCCGCCGATCGCAGGCGGTCAATTCCGCCCGCTCGCCAAGCTCAACAGCCGGCCGCTGCCGGTGCTCCCCGACGTCCCGTCGCTTTCCGAAGCGTCGGGCCTGCCGATCGACGAGATGTCGAGCTGGATCGGGCTCGTCGCGCCGGCCGGCACGCCTCAGACGATTGTCCATCGGATTCAGCAGGACGTGGTGAAGGCCATCGCCGATCCGACGGTCGCCGAGCGGCTGGAGAAGGCCGGGATTCTCTCCGCCAGCACCACGCCCGAGGAATTCGAGCAATACTTCCGCAGCGAAGCCAAACGCTGGACAACCGTCTATAAGGAAAGCGGCATCAAGCTCGATTGA
- a CDS encoding maleate cis-trans isomerase family protein produces MNVMPNVNRESAALIPPRARLGLIIPSVNTFSEPQFNHFAPEGLGIHVARARVAGEWKRPLPEMKEEIAEAAKLLSDAHPDVIVFHCTDTSMTQGPQGEGKILDIVTEATGVGAMATSRLVLEALQTLGMKKVVLLTPYKSNKAVIDYLTAAGITVVNDVALKLEAKDFGKVTPADWTKLAQDNDRPEADGIFLSCTNTTQIEAIADVERVVGKPVVNSNQAVLWGVMRQLRDKVPAVPMPKLGRLMQSLS; encoded by the coding sequence ATGAATGTCATGCCGAACGTCAATCGGGAGAGCGCTGCACTCATTCCGCCGCGGGCGCGCCTCGGCCTGATCATCCCGTCGGTCAACACGTTTAGCGAGCCGCAATTCAATCATTTCGCCCCGGAAGGCCTCGGCATCCACGTGGCGCGGGCGCGCGTCGCCGGCGAATGGAAACGGCCGCTGCCGGAGATGAAGGAAGAGATCGCGGAGGCGGCGAAACTCCTCTCCGACGCACATCCCGACGTGATCGTGTTCCACTGCACCGACACCTCCATGACGCAAGGCCCGCAGGGCGAGGGAAAAATCCTCGACATCGTCACCGAGGCGACCGGCGTCGGCGCCATGGCGACCAGCCGCCTGGTGCTCGAGGCGCTGCAGACGCTCGGCATGAAGAAGGTGGTCCTGCTCACGCCCTATAAGAGCAACAAGGCGGTGATCGACTATCTGACGGCCGCTGGCATCACCGTCGTGAACGACGTGGCGCTGAAGCTCGAAGCCAAGGATTTCGGCAAGGTGACGCCGGCCGATTGGACCAAGCTTGCGCAGGACAACGACCGGCCCGAGGCCGACGGCATCTTCCTGTCCTGCACCAACACCACGCAGATCGAAGCGATCGCCGATGTCGAGCGGGTGGTCGGCAAGCCCGTGGTCAACAGCAACCAGGCGGTGCTGTGGGGCGTCATGCGGCAGCTGCGCGACAAAGTGCCGGCCGTGCCGATGCCGAAGCTCGGCCGATTGATGCAGAGTTTGAGTTGA
- a CDS encoding Bug family tripartite tricarboxylate transporter substrate binding protein — protein sequence MLLMHLRKLFLSLGIFLALTAPSPAQNYPNRPITMIVPFAPGGPADVLGRLVGQKMSEDLGQQVIIDNRSGANTIVGAQFAARAQPDGYTILLAIDGTLVMNPFLYTKLAYDPFKDFEPVSLIALVPSALTANINNPANTLKEVIDIEKKKPGTFQIGVSTPTSQVAIGLLNMMAGTNMVIVPYRGGTTQITSMMAGDIPLGHESVNVALPLYRDKKVKIIALTGLKRLALAPEIPLISETFPGFDLGIWQSVVVPTGTPKPIVDRLFAALQKAMASPDVIEKLSAAGIEPTISKSPEEFGAFIKSQAEVREKVIKAVGIKID from the coding sequence ATGCTGCTTATGCATTTGCGCAAACTATTTTTGTCGCTCGGAATCTTTCTCGCGCTTACCGCACCTTCGCCCGCTCAAAACTATCCCAATCGTCCGATCACCATGATCGTGCCGTTTGCACCGGGCGGGCCCGCCGACGTGCTCGGCCGTCTGGTCGGACAGAAGATGAGCGAGGACCTCGGCCAGCAGGTCATCATCGACAACCGCTCCGGCGCCAACACCATCGTCGGCGCGCAGTTCGCCGCACGCGCCCAGCCGGACGGCTACACCATCCTGCTCGCCATCGACGGCACGCTGGTGATGAACCCGTTCCTCTACACCAAGCTCGCCTATGATCCGTTCAAGGACTTCGAGCCCGTCTCGCTGATCGCCCTGGTGCCTTCGGCGCTGACCGCCAACATCAACAATCCGGCGAACACGCTCAAGGAAGTGATCGACATCGAGAAGAAAAAACCCGGCACCTTCCAGATCGGCGTCTCGACGCCGACCTCGCAGGTCGCAATCGGGCTTCTCAACATGATGGCCGGCACCAACATGGTGATCGTGCCCTATCGCGGCGGCACCACGCAGATCACCAGCATGATGGCGGGCGACATTCCGCTCGGCCACGAAAGCGTCAACGTGGCGCTGCCGCTCTACCGCGACAAGAAGGTCAAGATCATCGCGCTCACCGGCCTGAAGCGCCTGGCGCTCGCGCCGGAAATCCCGCTGATTTCCGAAACCTTCCCCGGCTTCGACCTCGGCATCTGGCAGAGCGTGGTGGTGCCGACCGGAACGCCGAAACCGATCGTCGACCGGCTGTTTGCCGCCCTGCAGAAAGCCATGGCGTCACCCGACGTGATCGAAAAGCTTTCGGCTGCCGGCATCGAGCCGACCATCAGCAAAAGCCCGGAAGAGTTCGGCGCCTTCATCAAGTCACAGGCCGAGGTTCGCGAGAAGGTGATCAAGGCGGTGGGGATCAAGATCGACTGA
- a CDS encoding M20 family metallopeptidase encodes MAGDLNAVMPLITADKVKALMVALAKVPSPLTALFEAEPQLREFIDVAVEPRLREMGIGDIRRDAMGNLAATVGSGASGRSLMLVTNAMTQPPATMPNPYGGEVRDGAPYGLPGEVVLGKGLSEQKAPLAAILLALQSILAAKIPITGQIVFLCCVSGETGRHDAIKSIIETTGVRAEMAILNGTGNRISLGNRGRVDVTVTVHGSPGHSSRPSSACNAVTGALEVIRRLTEGLDLGAPHPALGKATFAVNKIRSFPDSTHTIQDRCEIGVDRRLMPGEDPDKAVADIAAIAATVDGMKDPASGKPWRVEVTKGPFMYPHLVTAASKVVAAVMEASQTVLGISPETFHQTNAFDQGYLQHIGIEPCTYGPGEDKYAHTDLDMASVDRTRDASKVYAATILQRLT; translated from the coding sequence ATGGCGGGCGATCTCAACGCGGTGATGCCGCTGATCACGGCGGACAAGGTCAAGGCCTTGATGGTGGCGCTCGCCAAGGTGCCGAGCCCGCTCACGGCGCTGTTTGAGGCCGAACCGCAGCTTCGGGAGTTCATCGACGTCGCGGTCGAGCCGCGGCTGCGCGAGATGGGCATCGGCGATATTCGCCGCGACGCCATGGGCAATCTCGCGGCCACGGTCGGGAGCGGCGCGAGCGGCCGCTCGCTGATGCTGGTCACCAACGCGATGACCCAGCCGCCCGCGACCATGCCCAATCCGTATGGCGGCGAGGTGCGCGACGGCGCGCCCTATGGCCTCCCTGGCGAAGTGGTGCTGGGGAAAGGGCTCAGCGAACAGAAGGCGCCGCTCGCGGCGATCCTGCTTGCGTTGCAATCGATCCTGGCAGCGAAAATCCCGATCACCGGCCAGATCGTGTTCCTGTGCTGTGTCTCGGGCGAGACCGGCCGTCACGACGCGATCAAGAGCATCATCGAGACCACCGGTGTGCGCGCCGAAATGGCGATCCTCAACGGCACCGGCAACCGCATCAGCCTCGGCAATCGCGGCCGCGTCGATGTCACCGTGACGGTGCATGGCAGCCCAGGCCATAGCAGCCGTCCCAGCAGCGCCTGCAACGCCGTCACGGGCGCGCTTGAAGTGATCCGCCGTCTCACCGAGGGCCTTGATCTCGGCGCGCCGCATCCGGCGCTCGGCAAGGCGACATTCGCGGTGAATAAGATCCGGAGCTTTCCGGATTCCACGCACACCATCCAGGACCGTTGCGAGATCGGCGTCGACCGCCGGCTGATGCCAGGTGAGGACCCGGACAAGGCCGTCGCCGATATCGCGGCGATTGCCGCAACCGTCGACGGCATGAAAGACCCGGCGAGCGGCAAGCCGTGGCGCGTCGAAGTGACCAAAGGGCCTTTCATGTATCCGCATCTGGTCACCGCGGCGTCCAAGGTTGTCGCTGCGGTGATGGAAGCGTCACAGACCGTGCTCGGTATCTCACCGGAGACTTTCCACCAGACCAATGCCTTCGATCAGGGCTATCTCCAGCACATCGGCATCGAGCCGTGCACCTACGGCCCGGGCGAGGACAAATACGCTCACACCGACCTGGACATGGCCTCGGTCGACCGCACCCGCGATGCCTCGAAGGTCTATGCCGCGACAATCCTGCAGCGGCTGACTTGA
- a CDS encoding class I adenylate-forming enzyme family protein: MTEENNRRRNLGFFFDKTVERLPDKVAIIDLFGGKERTSTYRRLDERMNRVASMLARLGVKAGERVAMLIGNRVEFVEFFFGAMRMGAIPMLLNTRLGAGTLESLIADASCTFGIFDPSCNKDAVSIASKVPVRHRMVLDEQHDGFLAYETEMAKPAPAVEPPPIGDDTQAFQPYTSGSTGRPKGAIMTHRGMLWYVDYNQRYWPSVETSRGLVALPLFHKNALRGTVKPMLFAGGSFVLMPGYEPRAYLEAMAKYKVTYSRGVAAVFTMFLQYRELLKTLDLSNLRSMTIGSAVVTPELLELVNRALPHIKVEESYGLTEGGSPLRPPIDGRPVPRGSPGAQAPEIELKMLDANGKETQEEGELLIRCPYVCLGYFNEPEITKAKLRDGWLHTGDIFVKDKDGFYYFRSRVDDMFSCGGENVYPKEVENLLFGHPDVVNAVVTPVPHQVKGLAPAAMVIVREGSGMTAETLKTYCLEKGPAYSHPRFIDIVPALPLNGAGKVDRGIIQAKLTAAYGGAKA, translated from the coding sequence ATGACTGAAGAAAACAACCGCCGCCGCAATCTCGGTTTCTTCTTCGACAAGACCGTCGAGCGGCTTCCCGACAAGGTCGCGATCATTGACCTGTTCGGCGGCAAGGAACGCACCTCCACCTATCGCCGGCTCGATGAGCGGATGAACCGCGTTGCCAGCATGCTGGCGCGGCTTGGCGTGAAGGCGGGCGAGCGCGTCGCCATGCTGATCGGCAACCGTGTCGAGTTCGTCGAATTCTTCTTCGGCGCGATGCGCATGGGCGCGATCCCGATGCTGCTCAACACGCGGCTCGGGGCCGGTACGCTGGAGAGCTTGATCGCCGACGCATCCTGCACGTTCGGGATATTCGATCCGTCCTGCAACAAGGACGCGGTCTCGATCGCTTCGAAGGTGCCGGTGCGTCACCGCATGGTGCTCGATGAGCAGCATGACGGTTTCCTCGCCTACGAGACCGAGATGGCGAAGCCTGCGCCCGCGGTCGAGCCGCCGCCGATCGGCGACGACACGCAAGCATTCCAGCCCTACACCTCGGGCTCCACGGGCCGCCCGAAAGGCGCGATCATGACCCATCGCGGCATGCTCTGGTACGTCGACTACAACCAGCGTTACTGGCCGTCGGTCGAGACCTCGCGCGGCCTCGTCGCGCTGCCGTTGTTCCACAAGAATGCGCTGCGCGGCACCGTGAAGCCGATGCTGTTCGCCGGCGGCTCTTTCGTGCTGATGCCGGGCTACGAGCCGCGCGCCTATCTCGAAGCGATGGCCAAATACAAGGTCACGTATTCGCGCGGCGTCGCCGCGGTGTTCACGATGTTCCTGCAGTATCGCGAGTTGCTGAAGACGCTCGACCTCAGCAACCTGCGCAGCATGACCATCGGCTCGGCGGTGGTGACGCCGGAGCTTCTCGAACTCGTCAATCGTGCGCTGCCGCACATCAAGGTCGAGGAGAGCTACGGCCTGACCGAGGGCGGCAGTCCGCTGCGTCCGCCGATCGACGGCCGGCCGGTGCCGCGCGGCAGCCCCGGCGCCCAGGCGCCCGAGATCGAGCTGAAGATGCTCGACGCCAACGGCAAGGAGACGCAGGAGGAGGGCGAACTGCTCATCCGCTGCCCCTACGTCTGCCTCGGCTATTTCAACGAGCCCGAAATCACCAAGGCCAAACTCAGGGACGGTTGGCTGCACACCGGCGATATCTTCGTGAAGGACAAGGACGGCTTCTATTATTTCCGCAGCCGCGTCGACGACATGTTCAGCTGCGGCGGCGAGAACGTCTATCCGAAGGAGGTGGAGAACCTGCTGTTCGGCCATCCCGACGTGGTCAACGCCGTGGTCACGCCGGTGCCGCATCAGGTGAAGGGGCTCGCCCCCGCCGCCATGGTGATCGTGCGCGAGGGCTCCGGCATGACGGCCGAGACGCTCAAGACCTATTGCCTGGAAAAAGGCCCGGCCTATTCGCACCCGCGTTTCATCGACATCGTGCCGGCCTTGCCGCTCAACGGCGCCGGCAAGGTCGACCGCGGTATCATCCAGGCCAAGCTCACCGCCGCCTATGGCGGCGCCAAGGCGTGA
- a CDS encoding LLM class flavin-dependent oxidoreductase has translation MNVRTAPTEPALTMRDRMAMYNGNALKMGLFGANCSSGRCVTTVPERWTGSWDDNLALAQMCDERGIEFMLPVGRWKGYGGDTDYMGTTLETITWATGLLAKTKRLIAFGTVHAPLFHPLIAAKQFVTADQVSGGRFGLNIVVGWNEDEFQMFGVSQREHEQRYDYAQEWLEAVKLAWGPNEDFEYDGKFIKLKKVRAKPKPYGGTRPLIMNAGASATGRAFAIRNCDAFFTQADRTSMETTRQRVKDAKDEAKAQGKELDVYAVGVVTCRPTQKEAEEYYHYATIEKADWSAVDGILGKKNISPATVGEEEFQKQRHHYAHGLGGLLMVGDPDQIAKQLADLSAAGLRGIGFSFVNYLKELPYFCDEVLPRLERMGVREKRKG, from the coding sequence ATGAACGTGAGAACGGCGCCCACCGAGCCTGCGCTGACCATGCGCGACCGCATGGCGATGTACAACGGCAACGCGCTGAAAATGGGCCTGTTCGGCGCGAACTGCTCCTCCGGCCGCTGCGTCACCACGGTTCCGGAGCGCTGGACCGGTAGTTGGGACGACAATCTCGCGCTGGCGCAGATGTGCGACGAGCGCGGCATCGAGTTCATGCTGCCGGTCGGCCGCTGGAAAGGCTATGGCGGCGACACCGATTACATGGGCACGACGCTCGAGACCATCACCTGGGCGACCGGGCTCCTCGCCAAGACCAAGCGGCTGATCGCGTTCGGCACCGTGCATGCGCCGCTGTTTCATCCCCTGATCGCGGCCAAGCAGTTCGTCACCGCCGACCAGGTGAGCGGCGGCCGCTTCGGCCTCAACATCGTGGTCGGGTGGAACGAGGACGAGTTCCAGATGTTCGGCGTCTCGCAGCGCGAGCACGAGCAGCGCTACGACTATGCCCAGGAATGGCTCGAAGCCGTGAAGCTCGCCTGGGGCCCGAACGAGGACTTTGAATACGATGGCAAGTTCATCAAGCTGAAGAAGGTCCGCGCCAAGCCGAAGCCCTACGGCGGAACGCGGCCGCTGATCATGAATGCCGGCGCGTCCGCCACCGGCCGCGCTTTCGCGATCCGAAACTGCGACGCTTTCTTCACCCAGGCCGACCGCACGTCGATGGAGACTACGCGGCAGCGCGTGAAGGACGCGAAGGACGAGGCCAAGGCGCAGGGCAAAGAGCTCGACGTCTATGCGGTCGGCGTCGTGACCTGCCGGCCGACCCAGAAGGAGGCCGAGGAGTACTACCACTACGCCACCATCGAGAAGGCCGACTGGTCGGCCGTCGATGGCATCCTCGGCAAGAAGAACATCTCGCCCGCGACGGTGGGTGAGGAGGAGTTCCAGAAGCAGCGCCACCACTATGCGCATGGTCTCGGCGGATTGCTGATGGTCGGCGATCCGGACCAGATCGCCAAGCAGCTTGCCGACCTGAGCGCCGCTGGCCTCCGCGGCATCGGCTTCTCCTTCGTCAATTATCTCAAGGAGCTGCCGTATTTCTGCGACGAGGTGCTGCCGCGCCTGGAGCGCATGGGTGTCCGGGAAAAACGGAAAGGGTAA
- a CDS encoding 6,7-dimethyl-8-ribityllumazine synthase, whose amino-acid sequence MAPTRYAFVKANWHSEIVDKALDGFLQLIPAQQVDVFDVPGAFELPLVARDLANSGKYAAVAAAALVVDGGIYRHDFVAQAVVNGLMRVALDTGVPVLSVSLTPHHFQPTEHHTGVFAKHFVEKGREAAQAALMIGKTRAALAA is encoded by the coding sequence GTGGCACCCACCCGTTACGCCTTCGTCAAAGCCAACTGGCACTCTGAAATCGTCGACAAAGCCTTGGACGGCTTCCTGCAATTGATTCCGGCGCAGCAAGTCGATGTGTTCGACGTGCCCGGCGCCTTCGAGCTTCCGCTGGTCGCCCGCGATCTCGCGAATTCAGGCAAGTATGCTGCGGTTGCTGCCGCAGCGCTGGTCGTGGACGGCGGCATCTACCGGCACGATTTCGTCGCGCAGGCTGTCGTCAACGGCCTGATGCGCGTCGCGCTGGATACCGGCGTGCCTGTGCTCTCGGTGTCGCTGACGCCGCATCACTTCCAGCCGACCGAGCACCATACCGGCGTCTTCGCCAAGCACTTCGTCGAGAAGGGTCGCGAGGCCGCGCAAGCCGCTTTGATGATCGGCAAGACGCGCGCCGCCCTAGCTGCGTGA